A region from the uncultured Macellibacteroides sp. genome encodes:
- a CDS encoding BT_3928 family protein translates to MKYKEKTIKIVAELSRILIGIVFVFSGVVKAIDPVGGAIKIGDYLLSFGLTWFSPFEMLLSFCLSAAEFSLGVCMLFGVYRRYSSFLVLVFMLFMTPLTLYLALFNPVSDCGCFGDAVVLTNWETFFKNIVLLTAAVFTFKYNQRLVNIYTFKAYWFVALYSYLFCIGFNYSNYIHLPIVDFRPFKVGANIPSLTTTPDNAPVDEYKYVFVYEKNGVQKEFSLDNYPAEDSSWTYVSSRSILIKKGYTPPVSGFMIFNSSDEDITQELLTYDAPMFWLISPKLESADDKNIDAINNVFDYAQEKGYPFYCITGSSKESINEWINSTGSEYPFCNSDDVMLKTMIRSNPGLILLKNGTILAKWNPNDIPDEDYIKGTMDNYLSGNSVKEKEDDGLLFILLSFALPLLLVWVYDFFHNRRKASQITE, encoded by the coding sequence ATGAAATACAAGGAAAAAACAATAAAGATTGTTGCGGAGTTAAGCCGCATCTTAATCGGGATAGTTTTTGTCTTTTCCGGGGTAGTAAAGGCTATTGACCCTGTAGGGGGTGCAATTAAAATTGGCGATTACCTTTTATCATTTGGTCTTACATGGTTTTCTCCATTTGAGATGTTGCTTTCCTTTTGCCTTTCTGCTGCTGAATTTTCCTTAGGGGTATGTATGCTTTTTGGCGTTTATCGTCGTTATTCGTCTTTTCTTGTTTTGGTGTTTATGTTGTTTATGACACCATTGACATTATACCTAGCTTTGTTTAATCCAGTTTCTGATTGCGGATGCTTTGGTGACGCAGTTGTTCTTACTAATTGGGAAACTTTTTTCAAAAACATAGTTTTGTTGACAGCTGCTGTTTTTACTTTTAAGTATAATCAACGATTAGTAAATATATACACGTTTAAGGCATACTGGTTTGTTGCCTTGTATTCGTACCTGTTTTGTATTGGATTTAATTATAGCAACTATATTCATTTGCCTATTGTCGATTTTAGACCGTTCAAGGTGGGCGCAAATATTCCTTCTTTAACAACTACTCCGGATAATGCGCCGGTTGATGAGTATAAATATGTATTTGTGTATGAAAAAAACGGAGTTCAAAAAGAATTTTCGCTGGATAACTATCCGGCTGAAGATAGTTCGTGGACTTATGTAAGTTCTCGTTCAATCTTAATTAAGAAAGGGTATACTCCTCCGGTATCAGGGTTTATGATTTTCAATAGTTCAGATGAGGATATTACTCAAGAGTTGCTTACTTATGACGCACCTATGTTTTGGCTTATATCCCCCAAACTCGAGAGCGCTGATGATAAGAATATCGATGCGATTAATAATGTTTTTGATTACGCTCAGGAAAAGGGTTATCCTTTCTATTGTATAACAGGCTCGTCAAAGGAGTCGATTAATGAGTGGATAAATAGTACAGGTTCTGAATATCCCTTTTGTAATTCAGACGATGTAATGTTGAAAACAATGATTCGCTCTAACCCAGGTCTTATCTTGCTGAAAAATGGTACGATTTTGGCGAAATGGAATCCAAATGATATACCGGATGAAGACTATATTAAAGGGACCATGGACAACTATCTGTCCGGAAATAGTGTTAAGGAAAAAGAAGATGACGGCTTATTATTCATTTTATTAAGTTTTGCCTTACCTTTGCTCCTTGTTTGGGTTTATGATTTTTTTCATAACCGAAGAAAGGCATCCCAAATAACAGAATGA
- a CDS encoding DUF1599 domain-containing protein: MADTKEQFERVIALCRDLFQKKLADYGPSWRIMRPQSVTDQIYIKANRIRSLEIKGISMINEGIKPEFIAIVNYGVIGLIQLAKGFSDTTDMSKEEAMTLYDRYITETKELMYAKNHDYDEAWRGMRISSYTDLILMKIYRTKQIERNNGQTIVSEGIDANYMDMINYALFGLIKLEFGEE, from the coding sequence ATGGCAGATACAAAAGAACAGTTTGAAAGAGTTATCGCTCTTTGTCGCGATTTATTTCAGAAGAAACTTGCTGATTATGGTCCATCATGGAGAATTATGCGTCCGCAGTCGGTTACCGATCAGATCTATATTAAGGCTAACCGGATTCGGAGTCTTGAAATTAAGGGTATCAGTATGATTAATGAAGGTATTAAGCCGGAATTCATTGCTATAGTAAACTATGGCGTTATAGGTTTGATCCAACTGGCAAAAGGTTTTTCTGATACTACAGATATGAGTAAGGAAGAGGCAATGACACTTTATGATCGGTATATAACAGAAACAAAAGAGTTGATGTATGCTAAAAATCATGACTATGACGAGGCCTGGAGAGGTATGCGTATCAGTTCCTATACTGATCTTATTCTTATGAAAATATATAGAACAAAGCAGATTGAGAGGAATAATGGACAAACAATTGTTTCAGAAGGGATTGATGCAAACTATATGGATATGATTAATTATGCTCTTTTTGGTCTGATTAAGTTAGAGTTTGGAGAAGAGTAA
- a CDS encoding peptidoglycan DD-metalloendopeptidase family protein: MSIRTLLFLCGSLFIASVASPLTPVKKKTANRMRHIDSKVTELMADRVGFKKEMATKELSDLNQKMLEAELAEEDMMFPADELYGSNWDNRWVNPYKKENIVLPDSFKIDCSTFVLPITRQVNVTSKYGPRRRRMHRGIDLKVEIGDTIRAAFDGKIRIKNYERRGYGYYVVVRHPNGLETIYGHLSHFLVDVNESVKAGEPIALGGNTGRSTGSHLHFETRFLGKDIDPADIIDFENGVPHQDLFVFHNMKINGRNSNVYTSSDDQMVFHRVKSGDTLGAIARRYGTSVSQLCRLNGLKRTSVLRLGQALRCSAGGENVASISNDSDKENQSTVKGSKKKIKVDASDEGKTIYHRIKSGDTLGAIARKYRTSVSKICELNGISKTSTLSLGRSLRCS; the protein is encoded by the coding sequence ATGAGCATAAGAACACTACTATTCCTTTGCGGTTCCCTTTTTATAGCTTCAGTGGCAAGTCCGCTGACTCCTGTAAAAAAGAAAACAGCAAACCGTATGCGTCACATCGACTCAAAGGTAACGGAACTTATGGCCGATCGAGTTGGCTTTAAGAAAGAGATGGCTACAAAAGAGCTGTCAGATCTAAATCAAAAAATGTTGGAAGCCGAATTGGCTGAAGAAGATATGATGTTTCCTGCTGATGAACTTTATGGATCTAATTGGGACAACCGTTGGGTTAATCCATATAAAAAAGAAAATATTGTGTTGCCGGATTCATTTAAAATAGACTGTTCCACTTTTGTCCTTCCTATCACAAGACAGGTAAATGTTACTTCCAAATATGGTCCTCGTCGTCGCAGAATGCATAGGGGTATTGACCTGAAAGTGGAAATTGGAGATACTATTCGTGCTGCATTTGACGGAAAAATCCGTATAAAAAACTACGAGCGAAGAGGTTATGGCTATTATGTTGTAGTGCGTCATCCAAACGGATTAGAAACAATTTATGGTCACCTATCCCATTTTTTAGTTGATGTGAATGAATCTGTGAAAGCCGGTGAACCTATTGCTTTAGGAGGAAATACAGGTCGTTCAACAGGATCTCATCTCCATTTTGAAACTCGCTTCCTTGGAAAAGATATTGACCCCGCTGATATTATTGATTTTGAAAATGGTGTTCCTCATCAGGATTTATTCGTATTTCACAATATGAAAATAAATGGAAGAAACAGTAATGTTTACACTTCGTCTGATGATCAAATGGTATTTCATCGTGTTAAATCCGGTGATACGCTTGGAGCAATTGCCCGCCGGTATGGAACATCTGTAAGTCAGCTTTGCAGACTAAACGGGCTTAAACGGACTTCTGTTTTACGATTAGGTCAGGCTCTTCGTTGCAGTGCAGGAGGCGAGAACGTAGCTTCAATTAGCAATGATTCCGACAAAGAAAACCAATCAACTGTAAAAGGTAGCAAAAAGAAAATAAAGGTAGATGCATCGGATGAAGGCAAAACTATTTATCACCGCATCAAATCGGGTGATACGTTAGGTGCTATTGCCCGGAAGTACAGAACCTCTGTAAGTAAAATTTGTGAATTAAATGGAATTTCAAAAACATCAACATTAAGTTTAGGGCGTTCATTGCGCTGTTCGTAA